A part of Rhodothermus sp. genomic DNA contains:
- a CDS encoding LacI family DNA-binding transcriptional regulator codes for MGPSRCTIREVARVAGVSISTVSLVLNNKGKVSEATRRRVLQAARELGYVPLRAARDLSLQRTGNVGFVLREDHFTRSEPFYTYIFLGTEFEARLHNLYVLLTTIPRAYRRGEHTPRFLRERSVDGLLIAGKVSDAFLEEVRSMKLPAVLIDYEAEGLPAVVIDNQGGARAAVEHLIRQGHQRIAFIGADLQHPSIAHRLEGYRIALGRIGRSMDPALVLIEPEAEPTRATGQLLGQRLLALAERPTAAFCANDALALGVMETLLQNGLRVPDDIALVGFDDVQSAAQAPVPLTSVRVFKEQLGELAMRHLIERMTPDPAYRPYARGQHIIVVPCELLVRASSVR; via the coding sequence ATGGGCCCTTCACGATGTACCATTCGAGAGGTCGCGCGGGTTGCTGGTGTGTCTATCTCGACCGTCTCGTTGGTGCTCAACAACAAAGGGAAGGTTAGCGAGGCGACACGTCGGCGTGTGTTGCAGGCTGCCAGGGAGCTGGGGTATGTGCCATTGCGGGCGGCGCGTGATCTATCGTTACAACGCACTGGCAATGTAGGTTTTGTGCTTCGTGAAGACCATTTTACCCGAAGTGAACCGTTTTATACTTATATTTTTCTTGGAACCGAATTTGAAGCACGGCTGCACAACCTCTATGTGCTGTTGACCACGATTCCTCGGGCCTATCGCAGGGGTGAGCATACACCGCGTTTTCTGCGAGAACGGAGCGTTGACGGTCTGCTGATTGCAGGTAAGGTCAGTGATGCGTTTCTGGAGGAGGTGCGGTCGATGAAGCTGCCTGCCGTGCTCATCGACTATGAGGCTGAGGGGTTGCCGGCGGTGGTGATTGATAACCAGGGAGGGGCCCGAGCGGCCGTCGAGCATTTGATTCGGCAGGGACACCAGCGGATCGCTTTTATCGGGGCGGACCTTCAGCATCCGAGCATTGCCCATCGGTTAGAGGGCTATCGGATCGCACTGGGGCGGATCGGGCGGTCGATGGATCCGGCACTGGTGCTTATCGAACCGGAAGCTGAACCTACGCGAGCTACGGGACAGTTACTGGGACAGCGTCTGCTGGCGCTGGCGGAGCGTCCTACCGCTGCTTTCTGTGCCAACGATGCGCTGGCACTGGGGGTGATGGAGACGCTGTTACAAAACGGTCTGCGCGTGCCTGATGATATAGCGCTGGTGGGGTTCGACGACGTACAGAGCGCCGCACAGGCCCCAGTGCCGCTCACCAGCGTGCGGGTTTTCAAGGAGCAGCTGGGCGAGCTGGCCATGCGTCATCTGATCGAACGGATGACGCCAGATCCAGCATACCGGCCGTATGCCCGAGGACAGCATATTATTGTGGTACCCTGCGAGCTGTTGGTTCGCGCTTCGTCCGTACGTTGA